One genomic window of Vicugna pacos chromosome 18, VicPac4, whole genome shotgun sequence includes the following:
- the FOXL3 gene encoding forkhead box L3, translated as MFDSSQYPYNCFNYDADDYPAGSSDEEQRLTRPAYSYIALIAMAIQQSPAGRVTLAGIYDFIMRKFPYYRANQRAWQNSIRHNLSLNSCFVKVPRTEGHAKGKGSYWTFAGGCESLLDLFENGNFRRRRRRRGPKREGPRGARVADAEGPPGAPEPASASAQEPPVPGRAEHRDLRFSIDYILSAPDPVPGLKPPCAQEGARPRPEAQQRHLHLWTV; from the exons ATGTTTGACAGCTCGCAGTATCCCTACAATTGCTTCAATTACGACGCCGACGACTACCCGGCGGGCAGCTCCGACGAAGAGCAGCGGCTCACACGGCCCGCGTACAG CTACATCGCGCTGATCGCCATGGCCATTCAGCAGAGCCCGGCGGGCAGGGTGACCCTGGCCGGCATCTACGACTTCATCATGCGCAAGTTTCCCTATTACCGCGCCAACCAGCGCGCCTGGCAGAACTCCATCCGCCACAACCTGTCCCTCAACAGCTGCTTCGTCAAG GTGCCGCGGACAGAGGGCCACGCGAAGGGCAAAGGCAGCTACTGGACGTTCGCCGGCGGCTGCGAGTCGCTGCTAGACCTCTTCGAGAACGGCAACTTCCGGCGCCGGCGGCGGCGCCGCGGCCCCAAGCGCGAGGGGCCCAGAGGAGCTCGCGTGGCGGACGCCGAGGGGCCCCCGGGAGCCCCCGAGCCCGCCAGCGCCAGCGCGCAGGAGCCCCCGGTCCCCGGGAGGGCGGAGCACAGGGACCTCAGGTTCAGCATCGACTACATCCTCTCCGCCCCCGACCCCGTTCCTGGGCTCAAGCCGCCCTGCGCGCAGGAGGGCGCACGCCCCCGGCCGGAGGCCCAGCAGAGGCACCTCCACCTCTGGACAGTGTGA